From Primulina huaijiensis isolate GDHJ02 unplaced genomic scaffold, ASM1229523v2 scaffold36805, whole genome shotgun sequence, one genomic window encodes:
- the LOC140968414 gene encoding GATA transcription factor 15-like: MLDHINKGMESDETRNQTVNADSASSSGTNIKTCVDCGTSKTPLWRGGPAGPKSLCNACGIKSRKKRRSLTGAAIKEDKKPKKSKNIQNGRSSGGGDNTSKINFSLKNRFWGFDRDLVLQRPRSNTNQRRKWGEEEQAAFLLMALSCSSVY, encoded by the exons ATGCTGGATCATATTAATAAA GGAATGGAATCCGATGAAACGAGGAACCAAACAGTGAACGCTGATAGCGCCTCATCCAGTGGCACAAATATCAAGACTTGTGTAGATTGTGGCACCTCAAAAACCCCACTTTGGAGAGGTGGTCCTGCAGGCCCTAag TCACTGTGCAATGCATGTGGGATCAAAAGCAGGAAAAAGAGGAGATCGTTGACTGGTGCCGCCATTAAAGAAGACAAGAAACCcaagaaatctaaaaatattcaaaatgggAGGAGCAGTGGAGGAGGAGACAACACCAGCAAGATTAATTTTTCATTGAAGAACAGATTTTGGGGATTTGACAGGGATTTGGTGTTGCAGAGGCCGAGATCAAATACTAATCAGAGAAGGAAATGGGGGGAGGAAGAACAAGCTGCATTTCTTTTAATGGCTTTGTCATGTAGCTCTGTTTATTGA